The window aatgaactaacacaggatcctcgtactggcattccttcacttcagttactaaagaggatgttatTGTTTCCTGGATAGTAATTccaatatcacctgagtccagtaaccaaactccaagactagctaactgatgaatctcatgggctattcccctcttctctggctataaatatgacaggctacccatagatctacggctgagggcatcggctactacattcgtcttccccggatggtataaaatatcaacgtcataatctttaagtagctccaaccatctcctttgacgtaaattcaattccttttacttgaagatatactggaggctcctatgatccatatagatatcaacatgaatgccatacaaatagtgcctccacatgtttagtgcatgaatcactgcggctaactctaaatcataggtcgggtaattcttctcgtgctttcttagttgtctagaagcataagctacaaccttaccatgctacaTCAgtgcacaacccaatccaatgctcgaagcatcacaatagataacataactATCGGTCCCCTCTAGGAGCattagaaccggtgctgaagttaatctgtccttcaatgcttgaaaactccgttcgcaagcatCATTCCATTGAAACTTCGCTCCCttttgagtcaactttgtcaatggtgctgaaagggaagaaaatccctctacaaatctcatgtaataacctgccaaacagagaaagctacgaacctccgttggtgtcgtgggtctaggccaagtctttactgctTCAATGGTTTGTGTATCAACGTGGATACCTTCACCCGAAATTATATGCCCAAGGAAATCTATagagttcaaccagaattcacatttagagaattttgcatacaacttctctttttgtagaactctgagcatagtacgcaaatgatctgcatgctcaccctctgaacgagaatataccaatatattgtcaataaatacaattacgaacagatctaaaaagggtctgaacacacggttcatcaagtccatgaatactgctggggcattggtcaaaccgaacgacataacatgaaactcaaagtgcctgtatctggtcctgaatgctatcttcggaatatctttctccttaacccttacccgATGGTACCCGTACCTtaagtctatctttgagaaatacttggcaccttcCAACTGATCAAATAAAGCATCAATCCTCAGGAGcggggtacttattcttgattgtcactttattcaactgtctataatcaatacacatccgtaaggaaccatctttcttcctcacaaataacaccggtgctcCCCACgatgatgtactaggtctgataaagcctttttcaagcaagtcctttagttgttccttcaactctttcagctctgcgggggccattctatagggaggaatagatattggataagtatctggtagtaggtcaatagaaaactcaatttctcgctccggcggaagacccggaagctcatcaggaaactcattaaccacagggatggactgaatggttggtgactctacttctACATCCCGAAcctgaactaagtgataaatatagccctttctgatcatcttccttaccttgagataggaaataaatttacctctcggcgatgcagtattacctttccattccaaaataggctcccctggaaattggaatcggaccatctttgatctacaatcaacgttggcatgacaagaagccagtcaatccatacccattataacatcaaattctaccatatctaactcgattaggtccgctacagtagatcgactatgaactactataATACAACCTCTATATACTCGCTTAGCTATCACTgagtccccaacaggtgtagacacctcaaaaggtttaaccaattcaggttttattccaaacttactagcaaccaacggagtaatatatgataaggtggaacctgggtcaatcattgcatatatatcatatgaggagactaataatatacctgtaacaatatCAGGCgatgactcctgatcctgtcATCCTGCCAACGCATAAATGCAGTTTTGAGgatcgctcgagctagatgctccacctctgcctctaccacgactcaTTGGTACTGGTGAAACTTACCTAGGGGCGTACTGAAGATGACAAACCAGCTACAGATCCCGCTAGCTGAGCtatgcttgcatcacctctcGTCGGATAATCCCTCTATACGTGAcccggataaccacaagtataacaaacacctaaccccatacggcactgcccgacatgctgcttaccacactgagcacatcatggcaagggcggcctcatctgacttgactcacccctatcacccctatactgagaacctgaggccctggaattctgaccatgccctgaatatgtggaacgatcaaatctctttccggcaaactgagggggtgctCTAGCTGATGGCTAGCCTGGATACCTTGGGTAttgttgtctctgaccaccttgaaactcaccagaaggacccgaagatctcgctctcttattCTAGGctctatcatgctcacgatcggccctctgcttctgcttacgctcctctacaccctgagcgtatgcctgaatacgagaaatatccatgtctAACTGAAGTGAGACCGATATACAATCGTTAAGAAAGTGCGGATCTAACCCTATTTCTAACCGGTGAactcgatcctccatcttagatataatagtgggagcatacctagccaacgaaTCAAACTGAAGACTGTACTCCCGAGCTCTCATGTTACCCTGCCAAAGGggcaagaacctatcaactctggcccatctaagctctggtggcagataatgtCGAAGAAAATCTTCTGCaaactcctgccatactgctggaggggcatcctcacctctggacaattcccaagactcgtaccaatttaCTACAACGTCttggagtctataggaagctagctcaactgaatCAGTcgtagtggccttcattaccctcaaagtcctctgcattctatcaataaatacatgagggtcctcatttggatctgccCCAGTGAATACCTGAGGgttcaaattaatgaaatcacgaaccctcacaCTGGCagacctatctgcatgaccaatacctacttcgtGACACTGAGCTTGTGCGActactaatcgagttaatagCTGAATAGTATCTCTTATCTTCTGACCCGGTGCATCTAGCTGAGGGGCTGAACGTACAGGGGCGggtgctggagctggtgccccttggAGCCCTTCTGGAGAGGgaggggtatgtgaagtctgagatggaatctcactatgagactctccctgAGCcttggtaactcgtggcgctcgactagtagtctcacCACCCACGGACTTCCCCATCTGGGCGGCTGTAGTCTTCGGAGGCATTGCTGAAAACGTAACATATAAgaacatgaattcttatatcacacgatctaagataagaagagagGATAACATTCTATATATCATGTAGCctcctgtctataagtgtggtgcacaacacacccataaataagactctactagacacggtctgtagacaaccctaggacagaacctggctctgataccacttttgtcacgatctaacctgatgggccgcgacaggtgcccgagtcctacctgccGAACACCCCTGAGCATACGACTAAAATATGAACATGAATAATATCTGctgaattacgagaataacatacATAAGGGAAATCTtcccaaaagacatatgtacatatacgtgCATAATatgtagggcgagccgacaaggctgctatatacaactatatacccaaaactggaagccgacaaggccacatactatccaactatacataactgtctacagacctctaatagaatatacaactgtacaaggacggAATTGGGCcatgtcatacccatatatgtatataaGCATATCATACTAAAATCAAAAGCAGcttcggatcaaatggagcacgccaaatctcgctgatcaaggatcctaagaagggggaccgtcaacttgtctacctgcacctgcgcaCATGAAACGCAGGCCCAGGGAAATAGGGCATCAATACGAATtatatactgagtatgtaaggcatgaaaatcagtacataaaagacatagatgaaacatggaataaagaattctgcctgtaagtctaaataactttgtaaatcctgaaacatttataatgtcatgcacgtgcgtgtaaatgtcatgtcatgcataggtataggtgtacataacatcatcaagcttatgagggcatcccatcatatcatctcagccactatgggcaacatcatcaacgtatactagctgatcaggtggtggtgcgtatataacaccgtaaacttttcccatatcccatatacatatatacgcatatataacaccatctagtcatgggtcaatgtacatgtataaatgcatgaaatgcataagaaatacggtaataagatttctcggaatgtcataagatcaatatgtcttcggataaactttatcaattacgcatttttctgagatccatgaacagaagatataataataagacacatgggaattcaagaacataggcatcatAGTGCTTCTAcgaatagaggcatttatgaaagttgtgcgtttgctcgtttcgtttatatcatatggatcatgccaaaaagaaagaagggatagccttaacatacctggagtagggaaatattcatatgatattcttgagacggattgcaccgtactcccttagaattgcaaaatcccGTTGTTATTACGCAGTGCAATTTCGTATGAATTTCTTACAAATTTAAGAACTGCCGTCGCTATGAAGTCTCATATGAACTTCAAAAGTTCCCTCACCTTCATTCCTTGTCTTTCCTTTCTGTATAATTCCTTTCAACAAATGAGTTTAATAACCTTACTTGTTGAAATCTCTATTTGAATTGGAGTCTTTGTTATTCTTTAAATTGTTGAAAGAGACGTAGTTTCCGATTGCACCATAATAAGAATCTTTACTATTCTTTAaattgttgaaagatatatatctATCTTTGAATTAAAAGGCCCTATGTTGAATTGATTGCCACCTAACCcataatgactaagagtcatatggTTTGGTAGTGGCTTGTTGCCACGTGAGGGTGGGGGTGGTTTTAATCTTTATCCATAACtcattagttaattaggtaatatttcgttacccaataattaaccaatttcccacataattaagaattatctcaacttacttaaaatactactcacttttaacataccttgtataccttactatcatagttatgtagtaccttgtatggcactagtccataaatatcgggtattatctcTTAGACCGTactttatcccaaatcgacaaccttcaacgaaactcattttctttgattcgtttacctttatccttcacggcacttacttatcacttgttataagTAGCATAAATGCGTATAACCTCAAGACAccctcatccccgagtctacgtcgattaacttatgatgaAACTTTTACATACGAAATGTGTGATATAACACGAACATTCCTAAGACTTCTTTTAGGACTCATcataggcattatgagtttttggtgatgtcttttggtttgactaatgccctaaCAGCCTTCAAgaatttgatgaatagtgtgatGCAGCCttgttattgtgttcattgatcatatattggtgtattcttgtAGCGGGAAGGAGAATGAGCAACATTTAAGGATCATGCATTAGACTTTGAGAGAGAAGAAACTATATACTAAGTTATCCAAGTGAGAGTTCTTCACTCATGTGgtatctagtgatgggatcaTGGTGGAccagaagaagattgaagcagtttagagttggcccataccTTCTACCGATACTGAGATCACGAGTTTCTTAGGCTTGGCTAGATATATTGccattttgtggaggggttttcatctattgcagccctATTGGGCtcagttgactcagaagggcgcTCCATTCAGGTGAGTGGtataagtgtgaggagagctttcagaagctcaagacggcaTTGACTACAACTCCGGTGTTGGTTTTGCCTTCAGTATCGGGATCATATACGGACTATTTTGATGCTTCGCAAGTTGGAATTGGATGTGTGTTGatacaggatggtagggtgattgcctacgtatcacgCTAGTTTGAGCCCCATGAGATGAACTATCCAGTACATGATTCGAAGTTACTTCTATTTTATATGCGCTCAGAGGCATTACTTAcatggcgtgtcttgtgaggtgtatatGGATCACCGGAGTCTCCAACATATGTTTAAATagaaagatttgaatttgaggcagcagagacgattggagctgttgaaggattatgatatcaccattgttaatcatccagggaaggccaatttggtggctgatgccttgagtagaaatgcgGAGAGCATAGGGAGTTTGGAATTCATTCTAGCTATGTAGAGACCGTTAGctatggatgttcaagccttggtcAACAGGTTTCTAAGggtggatatttcagagcctagtagGGTTTTGCTTGTGTTGTGTTACAATTGTCTTTGCTTGAGTGCATTAAAgcgcgccagtatgatgatccccactttcaTGTCCTTAATGACATGGTGCAATAAAGTGGTGcgaaggaggtgactattggtgatgatggggtattgaggcaatttggtcggatttgtgttccaaagGTGGATGATTTGAGGgatttgattcttgagaaggctcatagttcatggtattctattcacccaggtgctacaaagatgtatcgttaTTCGAAGTAGGATTATTGGCAGAgaaggataaagaaggacattgttgagcatgttgcacgttgtttgaactgtcaacaggtcaagtatgagcattagagatcGACTGGTTTGTGTTCCAAAGGTGGGACTGGTTtggtttgaactgtcagcaggtcggatttgtgttccaaagGTGGATGATTTGAGGgatttgattcttgagaaggctcatagttcatggtattct is drawn from Nicotiana tomentosiformis chromosome 12, ASM39032v3, whole genome shotgun sequence and contains these coding sequences:
- the LOC138902596 gene encoding uncharacterized protein — protein: MPPKTTAAQMGKSVGGETTSRAPRVTKAQGESHSEIPSQTSHTPPSPEGLQGAPAPAPAPVRSAPQLDAPGQKIRDTIQLLTRLVVAQAQCHEVGIGHADRSASVRVRDFINLNPQVFTGADPNEDPHVFIDRMQRTLRVMKATTTDSVELASYRLQDVVVNWYESWELSRGEDAPPAVWQEFAEDFLRHYLPPELRWARVDRFLPLWQGNMRAREYSLQFDSLARYAPTIISKMEDRVHRLEIGLDPHFLNDCISVSLQLDMDISRIQAYAQGVEERKQKQRADREHDRA